A window of the Palleronia sp. LCG004 genome harbors these coding sequences:
- a CDS encoding GMC family oxidoreductase: MARTAPKKDVVIVGLGWTGSIAGIELAQEGLDIVALERGHDQSTVPNFEYPQQIDELKYGVRLKMMQKPSQQTLTVRRNGEETALPYRSLGSFLPGNGVGGAGTHWNGLNWRPMPEELRLRSYVIENWGEDIIPEGMNLGDYPVSYDELEPYFTRFEKVAGISGKAGNLNGEIQEGGNPFEGWRSEEFPMPPHKTTWDSQKFGEAASAMGYHPFPASAGIASTSYTNPYGMQMGPCNFCGFCERYGCYQYSKSSPQTTILGALKQYPNFEYRTNSEVLKIETAADGRTATGVTYWDEEAQEEVFQPADIVILSSYQLNNVHLMLLSGIGGPVYDPVTGDGVLGKNYAYQMNGGVSLFFEDEHFNPFVGHGANGIVLDDFAINQNDFGALGFIGGSYWRSGTFNGQPIRSMRLPSDTPAWGAGWKQGIKKWYGHSMSIGSHGSHMSYANNHLDLDPTYTDRHGRPLMRMTFNWQDNDLRMNQYMKSQMEPLAASMNPDIMESGFKAPGAQYDVRPYQTTHNTGGHIMSTNAREGSVNRFSQAWDKHNVFVLGAGNFVQNIQYNPTGLVGGLAYHTVDAIRTQYLSNPRPLV; the protein is encoded by the coding sequence ATGGCAAGAACCGCACCGAAAAAAGATGTCGTCATCGTCGGTCTCGGCTGGACCGGCTCCATTGCCGGCATCGAACTGGCGCAGGAAGGTCTCGACATCGTCGCGCTGGAGCGCGGCCATGACCAGAGCACCGTTCCGAATTTCGAATACCCCCAGCAGATCGACGAGCTGAAATACGGCGTGCGTCTCAAGATGATGCAGAAGCCGTCGCAGCAGACCCTGACCGTGCGCCGTAACGGCGAGGAGACGGCGCTGCCCTACCGGTCGCTCGGCTCGTTCCTGCCGGGCAATGGCGTGGGCGGCGCGGGCACGCACTGGAACGGCCTGAACTGGCGTCCCATGCCGGAAGAGCTGCGCCTGCGCTCCTACGTGATCGAGAACTGGGGCGAGGACATCATCCCCGAGGGCATGAACCTCGGCGACTACCCGGTGTCCTACGACGAGCTCGAGCCGTACTTCACCCGGTTCGAGAAGGTCGCTGGCATCTCCGGGAAGGCGGGCAACCTGAACGGCGAGATCCAGGAGGGCGGCAACCCGTTCGAGGGCTGGCGTTCCGAGGAATTCCCGATGCCGCCGCACAAGACGACCTGGGACAGCCAGAAGTTCGGCGAAGCGGCATCGGCCATGGGCTATCATCCGTTCCCCGCCTCGGCGGGCATCGCGTCGACCTCGTACACGAACCCCTACGGCATGCAGATGGGGCCCTGCAATTTCTGCGGATTCTGCGAGCGTTACGGCTGCTACCAGTATTCCAAATCCTCGCCGCAGACGACGATCCTCGGCGCGCTGAAGCAGTACCCGAATTTCGAGTATCGCACCAATTCCGAGGTGCTGAAGATCGAAACCGCTGCCGACGGCAGGACCGCCACCGGCGTCACCTACTGGGACGAAGAAGCGCAGGAGGAAGTCTTCCAGCCCGCGGATATCGTCATCCTGTCAAGCTATCAGCTCAACAACGTGCACCTGATGCTGCTCTCGGGCATCGGCGGCCCGGTCTACGACCCGGTCACCGGCGACGGCGTCCTTGGCAAGAACTATGCCTATCAGATGAACGGCGGCGTTTCCCTGTTCTTCGAGGACGAACACTTCAACCCGTTCGTCGGCCACGGTGCCAACGGCATCGTGCTGGACGATTTCGCGATCAACCAGAACGATTTCGGGGCGCTCGGCTTCATCGGCGGGTCGTACTGGCGGTCGGGCACCTTCAACGGTCAGCCCATCCGCTCCATGCGGTTGCCGAGCGATACGCCGGCCTGGGGTGCCGGCTGGAAGCAAGGCATCAAGAAGTGGTACGGCCATTCCATGTCGATCGGGTCGCACGGATCGCACATGTCCTATGCCAACAACCACCTCGATCTCGATCCGACCTACACGGACCGCCATGGCCGTCCGCTGATGCGGATGACGTTCAACTGGCAGGACAACGACCTGCGGATGAACCAGTACATGAAGTCGCAGATGGAGCCGCTGGCCGCCTCCATGAACCCCGACATCATGGAATCGGGCTTCAAGGCGCCCGGCGCGCAATACGACGTGCGCCCCTATCAGACCACGCACAATACCGGTGGGCACATCATGTCCACGAATGCGCGTGAAGGATCGGTCAACCGCTTCAGCCAGGCATGGGACAAGCACAATGTCTTCGTCCTGGGCGCAGGCAACTTCGTGCAGAACATCCAGTACAACCCGACCGGCCTCGTGGGCGGCCTTGCGTATCATACCGTCGATGCGATCCGCACCCAGTACCTGTCCAACCCCCGTCCGCTGGTCTGA
- a CDS encoding cytochrome c, producing the protein MKTFLRILAGLVLVGVIALLAFIFVPVQRTEPATELAADWQAEEGHGELVLDAGDCVACHTADDGEDLAGGRAIASPMGTIWSTNITPDAETGIGNWSYEDFRAAMIDGVTPNGTHLYPAMPYENYRLMTEEDMRALYDHLMTEVEPVSEPNKETDLDFPFNQRWGIRAWNWLALNHGPGFTPAGGSEAQDRGQYLVESLGHCGACHTPRDVFMAQDGVTADAESFLSGGIVDGWNAPALRGSDAGIRDWTVVELADYLATGRNAHSAANGEMALVVEHSLQKLPDSDNIAMAAYLKGLNGDDFDLPETVAAAGPIATPEAEADDAGTATSELLIAAEPDMPLGARLYSDNCLGCHFASGKGAPGIFPELQNNSLVVGSEVSPLISVILNGVELPATAKRPMTLRMQGYADRLSDDEVAELATWLRGAWGNEAGAVDADAVAAVRSSDSAH; encoded by the coding sequence ATGAAAACTTTCCTCCGCATCCTCGCGGGCCTCGTGCTCGTGGGCGTAATCGCCCTTCTGGCGTTCATCTTCGTGCCGGTGCAGCGCACCGAGCCCGCCACCGAACTCGCCGCCGACTGGCAGGCGGAAGAGGGGCACGGCGAACTGGTGCTCGACGCCGGTGACTGCGTCGCCTGCCACACCGCCGACGACGGCGAAGATCTTGCGGGCGGCCGCGCCATCGCCAGCCCGATGGGGACCATCTGGTCCACCAACATCACGCCCGATGCCGAAACCGGCATCGGCAACTGGTCGTACGAGGATTTCCGCGCGGCGATGATCGACGGCGTCACCCCAAACGGCACGCATCTCTATCCGGCGATGCCCTACGAGAACTACCGCCTGATGACCGAAGAGGACATGCGCGCCCTCTACGACCACCTCATGACCGAGGTGGAGCCGGTGTCGGAGCCCAACAAGGAAACCGACCTCGACTTCCCGTTCAACCAGCGCTGGGGGATCCGCGCCTGGAACTGGCTGGCGCTCAACCACGGTCCGGGCTTCACCCCGGCGGGTGGATCCGAGGCGCAGGATCGTGGCCAGTACCTCGTGGAAAGCCTCGGCCATTGCGGTGCCTGCCACACGCCCCGCGACGTCTTCATGGCGCAGGACGGAGTGACGGCCGACGCGGAGAGCTTCCTGTCCGGCGGTATCGTCGATGGCTGGAACGCTCCGGCGCTGCGCGGCAGCGACGCGGGCATCAGGGACTGGACGGTGGTCGAGCTTGCCGATTACCTGGCCACCGGCCGCAACGCCCATTCCGCGGCCAACGGCGAGATGGCGCTGGTGGTCGAGCATTCCCTCCAGAAGCTGCCCGACAGTGACAACATCGCCATGGCGGCCTATCTCAAGGGCCTGAACGGAGACGATTTCGACCTGCCGGAAACCGTGGCGGCCGCAGGCCCCATCGCGACCCCCGAAGCCGAGGCGGATGATGCCGGTACTGCCACCAGCGAGCTTCTGATCGCGGCGGAGCCGGACATGCCGCTGGGCGCGCGTCTCTACTCGGACAACTGCCTTGGCTGCCACTTTGCGTCCGGCAAGGGCGCGCCGGGCATCTTCCCCGAGCTGCAGAACAACAGCCTCGTGGTCGGGTCCGAAGTGTCGCCGCTGATTTCGGTGATCCTCAACGGTGTCGAGCTTCCCGCGACCGCCAAGCGTCCGATGACGCTGCGCATGCAGGGCTACGCGGACCGTCTGAGCGATGACGAGGTCGCGGAACTTGCCACCTGGCTGCGCGGCGCATGGGGCAACGAGGCAGGTGCCGTGGATGCGGATGCTGTCGCGGCCGTGCGGAGCAGCGACAGCGCCCACTGA
- a CDS encoding AbrB family transcriptional regulator yields MRRSIPEAHMRRALTFVLAAGGTALFWTLDLPLPFLFGPMAFCLMGALAHLPLKGFGQVSVGARTILGVAVGASITPEVVANLPRMALSVALIPIFIAVIAAVGVPFFRRFWGFDAPTAYYAAMPGGLQDMVIFGTEAGGDPRALSLVHATRILIIVTLAPFILGHFYGAALTNPIGDPVTDLPWHELLIMVGAAWIGWKGGERLGLFGASILGPMIVTAVLSLAGVVHFRPPAEAILAAQFFIGCGIGVHFLGVTWRELTRVVAAGVAYVLVLAVLAAAFSGLVTALGLGDPVPAFLAFAPGGQAEMTVLAIVTGADLGFVITHHLTRIVIVIVGAPVMAGLIARRRKG; encoded by the coding sequence ATGCGCAGAAGTATTCCGGAGGCTCACATGCGGCGTGCCCTGACCTTCGTGCTTGCGGCGGGTGGCACCGCGTTGTTCTGGACGCTCGATCTGCCATTGCCCTTCCTTTTCGGTCCCATGGCATTTTGCCTGATGGGCGCTCTGGCGCATCTGCCGCTCAAGGGGTTCGGACAGGTTTCGGTCGGAGCGCGCACCATTCTCGGCGTCGCGGTCGGCGCGTCGATCACCCCCGAGGTCGTGGCGAACCTGCCGCGCATGGCGCTCTCGGTGGCGTTGATCCCGATCTTCATCGCCGTGATCGCCGCCGTCGGAGTGCCCTTCTTCCGCAGGTTCTGGGGCTTCGATGCACCGACGGCCTATTATGCGGCAATGCCCGGCGGCCTTCAGGATATGGTGATCTTCGGCACCGAGGCGGGCGGCGATCCGCGCGCGCTGTCACTGGTCCATGCGACACGTATTCTGATCATCGTGACGCTCGCGCCCTTCATCCTCGGCCATTTCTACGGTGCTGCCCTGACCAATCCGATCGGCGATCCGGTGACCGACCTGCCATGGCACGAGTTGCTGATCATGGTCGGCGCCGCCTGGATCGGATGGAAAGGCGGCGAACGGTTGGGCCTCTTCGGCGCGTCGATCCTTGGACCGATGATCGTCACCGCGGTTCTGTCGTTGGCAGGTGTCGTGCATTTCCGTCCGCCCGCCGAGGCGATCCTGGCGGCGCAGTTCTTTATCGGCTGCGGCATCGGCGTGCATTTTCTGGGGGTGACGTGGCGCGAATTGACCCGCGTCGTCGCCGCGGGCGTGGCTTATGTCCTTGTGCTGGCCGTGCTGGCGGCGGCGTTTTCGGGACTGGTGACGGCGCTCGGTCTGGGCGATCCGGTGCCCGCCTTTCTGGCATTCGCCCCGGGGGGACAGGCCGAGATGACCGTTCTGGCCATCGTGACCGGTGCGGATCTCGGTTTCGTCATTACCCATCACCTGACGCGCATCGTGATCGTGATCGTCGGCGCGCCGGTGATGGCAGGCCTTATCGCCCGTAGACGGAAGGGTTGA
- a CDS encoding D-2-hydroxyacid dehydrogenase family protein translates to MKVHILDDWFDTLRGLPCFDLLAGHAVTVWTDHEPDPAALAARLVDADCVVLFRERTRVTRDLLQRLPNLRLISQRGAWPHVDVSACTERGVLLCSDKGSDGANYAAAELTFALILSAMRQLPRQMASAKAGTWQMGVGRTLRGRRLGLYGYGRIGRVVADYARAFGMEVVWWSSDEGRARARADGETVAPSREAFFTDCDVVSLHLRLTSDTRGIVTSDDLALMGPKSVLVNTSRAGLIAPGALLEGLRAGRPGMAAIDVFETEPLHDPEDPLLAHPNLIATPHIGFVTEDEFDKQFADIFAQINAYAEGAPINMVNPSVYGR, encoded by the coding sequence GTGAAGGTCCACATACTGGACGACTGGTTCGACACGCTTCGTGGCTTGCCGTGTTTCGACCTGCTGGCAGGGCATGCCGTCACCGTCTGGACCGATCATGAACCCGACCCCGCGGCTTTGGCCGCCCGGCTGGTGGATGCGGATTGTGTCGTGCTGTTCCGGGAGCGGACCCGCGTCACCCGTGATCTTCTACAGCGGCTTCCGAACCTGCGCCTGATCTCGCAACGCGGAGCCTGGCCGCATGTCGACGTGTCCGCCTGCACCGAGAGGGGCGTCCTGCTCTGTTCCGACAAGGGATCCGACGGTGCAAATTACGCGGCGGCCGAACTGACCTTCGCGCTTATCCTGTCCGCCATGCGTCAACTGCCCCGGCAGATGGCCAGCGCGAAGGCGGGGACCTGGCAGATGGGAGTGGGTCGGACGCTGCGCGGCCGGCGACTGGGCCTCTACGGCTACGGCCGGATCGGGCGCGTCGTTGCCGACTATGCGCGGGCCTTCGGCATGGAGGTAGTGTGGTGGTCCTCCGATGAGGGCCGCGCACGTGCGCGCGCCGACGGCGAGACCGTCGCGCCCAGCCGCGAGGCGTTCTTCACCGATTGCGACGTGGTCTCGTTGCACCTGCGGCTGACGTCGGACACGCGCGGTATCGTCACTTCGGACGATCTTGCGCTGATGGGTCCGAAATCCGTTCTGGTGAACACGTCCCGCGCGGGACTGATCGCGCCCGGCGCACTTCTGGAGGGTCTCCGTGCGGGCCGTCCCGGAATGGCCGCCATCGACGTATTCGAGACCGAGCCGCTGCACGATCCCGAAGATCCGCTGCTCGCCCACCCGAACCTGATCGCCACACCGCATATCGGCTTCGTCACCGAAGACGAGTTCGACAAGCAGTTCGCCGACATCTTTGCCCAGATCAACGCCTATGCCGAAGGCGCTCCCATCAACATGGTCAACCCTTCCGTCTACGGGCGATAA
- a CDS encoding gluconate 2-dehydrogenase subunit 3 family protein: protein MTDLPGYPSRRNFLKGSAAGFALTGIAASAEAQAEAPVSLDDYQTEYLNEAEWAFIVAATARLIPSEGDGPGALETLVPVFIDRQLASDYGSADDWYMEGPYDPDAELARGWQTPLTPAEVYREAIPVFDEWCQSNHDAGFAELDADKQDAALTSLASGEVQLSSELRDFWSLLLSNTKEGYFADPQYGGNAGMQSWVYIGFPGARAAFREWPERHNIEYPLGPVSISGERA from the coding sequence ATGACCGATCTTCCCGGGTATCCGAGCCGCCGCAACTTCCTCAAGGGTTCCGCCGCCGGCTTCGCCCTTACCGGAATTGCCGCCTCGGCCGAGGCGCAGGCCGAGGCTCCGGTCTCGCTCGACGACTACCAGACCGAATATCTGAACGAGGCCGAATGGGCCTTCATCGTCGCCGCGACCGCGCGACTGATCCCCTCCGAGGGCGATGGCCCGGGGGCCCTCGAAACCCTCGTGCCGGTTTTCATCGACCGTCAGCTTGCCAGCGACTACGGCAGTGCCGACGACTGGTACATGGAAGGCCCCTACGATCCCGACGCCGAGCTTGCCCGGGGCTGGCAGACACCGCTGACGCCGGCCGAGGTCTATCGCGAGGCCATCCCCGTCTTCGACGAATGGTGTCAGTCCAACCATGATGCCGGCTTTGCCGAGCTCGACGCGGACAAACAGGATGCCGCGCTGACATCGCTTGCCAGCGGCGAGGTGCAGCTGTCCTCGGAACTGCGTGATTTCTGGAGCCTGCTGCTGTCCAACACCAAGGAAGGCTATTTCGCCGATCCGCAATACGGCGGCAATGCGGGCATGCAGTCCTGGGTCTATATCGGCTTTCCCGGGGCGCGCGCCGCCTTTCGCGAATGGCCGGAACGTCACAACATCGAATACCCGCTCGGCCCCGTGTCGATCTCGGGCGAGAGGGCCTGA
- a CDS encoding GntR family transcriptional regulator: MDDERAPQGNAAYLRLLTELREGRLNPGDRLRETELAERLGVSRTPVREAIRQLEADGIVTHVPRQGAAIRRLDYAEVMELYEMRTVLEGTAARLAARAASEIEIEELFDMNRQMAALGSAPEAFILNRQFHAALLDAAKNRFLTRSIHALQKALMILGPTTLTEPDRAEKAVEEHFGVLEAIKARDGSLAEAAMRAHIEIAQRVRVRDLRASSQKTLSYDGDLL, from the coding sequence ATGGACGATGAACGCGCGCCGCAGGGCAACGCCGCTTACCTGCGCTTACTGACCGAATTGCGGGAAGGTCGGCTCAACCCCGGCGACCGCTTGCGCGAAACGGAGCTGGCGGAACGGCTCGGCGTGTCGCGTACGCCCGTGCGCGAAGCCATCCGGCAGCTCGAGGCCGATGGCATCGTCACGCATGTCCCTCGTCAGGGTGCCGCGATCCGCAGGCTCGATTATGCCGAAGTCATGGAGCTCTACGAAATGCGCACGGTGCTCGAAGGCACGGCCGCGCGACTGGCCGCGCGCGCGGCTTCGGAGATCGAGATCGAGGAGCTGTTCGACATGAACCGGCAGATGGCCGCGCTGGGAAGCGCGCCCGAAGCCTTCATCCTGAACCGTCAGTTCCATGCGGCATTGCTGGACGCGGCAAAGAACCGATTTCTGACCCGATCCATTCACGCGCTGCAAAAGGCGCTGATGATCCTTGGCCCCACCACGCTGACCGAACCGGATCGCGCAGAAAAGGCCGTAGAAGAACACTTCGGCGTCCTCGAAGCGATCAAGGCGCGAGACGGCTCCCTGGCGGAAGCGGCGATGCGCGCCCATATCGAGATCGCCCAGCGGGTGCGGGTGCGCGATCTGCGGGCGAGCAGTCAGAAGACGCTGAGTTACGATGGCGACCTGCTGTAA